The following coding sequences lie in one Microbacterium sp. XT11 genomic window:
- a CDS encoding MIP/aquaporin family protein: MTEVNLGLYFLSEFVGTAMLVLLGCGVVANVALTKNKGFGGGFLMVNWGWGLAVFAGVLASAYSGAILNPAVGIGLLIAQKITFSAFLVATAAELVGAIVGAIVCWLAYKQHFDEEPDAANKLGVFSTGPAIRSYGWNLVTEIVGTFVLVFVIFAFADYGDIEVGTPGGLGPLTALPVALVVVAIGASLGGPTGYAINPARDLGPRIAHAILPIKGKGSSDWAYSWVPVVGPLIGGALAALASPVLLHLA, encoded by the coding sequence ATGACTGAAGTGAACCTCGGTCTCTACTTCCTCTCGGAGTTCGTAGGAACCGCGATGCTCGTCCTGCTCGGATGCGGCGTGGTCGCCAACGTCGCGCTGACGAAGAACAAGGGCTTCGGCGGCGGCTTCCTGATGGTCAACTGGGGATGGGGCCTCGCGGTCTTCGCCGGTGTGCTCGCTTCGGCGTACTCCGGCGCGATCCTCAACCCCGCCGTCGGCATCGGTCTCCTCATCGCTCAGAAGATCACATTCAGCGCCTTCCTCGTCGCGACCGCGGCCGAGCTCGTCGGTGCGATCGTCGGCGCCATCGTGTGCTGGCTGGCGTACAAGCAGCACTTCGACGAGGAGCCGGATGCCGCGAACAAGCTCGGCGTCTTCTCCACCGGACCCGCCATCCGCTCGTACGGCTGGAACCTCGTCACCGAGATCGTGGGCACGTTCGTGCTGGTCTTCGTGATCTTCGCCTTCGCGGACTACGGCGACATCGAGGTGGGAACCCCCGGAGGCCTCGGCCCGCTCACCGCGCTTCCGGTCGCACTGGTCGTCGTCGCCATCGGCGCGTCGCTCGGTGGTCCCACCGGGTACGCCATCAACCCGGCACGTGACCTGGGTCCGCGCATCGCGCACGCCATCCTCCCCATCAAGGGCAAGGGGTCGAGCGACTGGGCATACTCCTGGGTGCCCGTGGTCGGCCCGCTCATCGGTGGCGCGCTTGCCGCGCTCGCCTCGCCCGTGCTGCTGCACCTGGCCTGA
- a CDS encoding glycerol-3-phosphate dehydrogenase/oxidase has product MIESTHSSPERAEVRAVREAGRTSVLIIGAGINGISTFRDLALQGVDVVLVERGDFASGASSASSHMIHGGIRYLENGEFRLVRESVEERNGLLKIAPHYVKPLQTTIPIYSTFSGILSAPLRFLTHKSGKPKERGAFLIKVGLTIYDTFSRDGGTVPRHRFLGRKKSLAELPALDPKIKYTATYYDASMHDPERLALDVLQDGRAAHPGAIALNYVEAIGRDGDKVLLRDRESGTEFAVASDVVVNTSGPWTDLTNDALGELTRFMGGTKGSHIVLDHPELLEATRGREIFFEHSDGRIVLIYPLKGRVLVGTTDIDADPREVPVCTEEEIDYFFDLIHHVFPQISVSRDQIVFNFSGIRPLPRHEDTAPGFVSRDYRIEVDEKGAVPLVSLVGGKWTTFRALGESLSNVVLGLIGRSRTVSTAGRAIGGGRDFPRTEKARRAWIQENLPGAGERADLLLQRYGTRAAEVWQFVEQGPDSPLASGALSTRELEWMVQHEMVARLQDVVLRRTSIAFTGNVDAAVLDELGDALAPLLGWDRERHDAEVEQTRLLLNERHGLHIPSRTRG; this is encoded by the coding sequence ATGATCGAGTCGACACACTCATCGCCGGAGCGCGCAGAGGTCCGCGCCGTTCGCGAGGCCGGGCGCACCAGCGTCCTCATCATCGGTGCCGGGATCAACGGCATCTCCACGTTCCGCGACCTCGCTCTTCAGGGAGTCGATGTCGTGCTCGTCGAACGAGGCGACTTCGCGTCGGGCGCGTCGTCGGCGTCGAGCCACATGATCCACGGCGGCATCCGCTATCTCGAGAACGGCGAGTTCCGCCTGGTGCGCGAGTCGGTCGAAGAGCGCAACGGGCTCCTCAAGATCGCGCCGCACTACGTCAAGCCGCTGCAGACGACCATCCCGATCTACTCGACCTTCTCGGGGATCCTCTCAGCGCCTCTGCGGTTCCTCACCCACAAGAGCGGCAAGCCGAAGGAGCGCGGCGCGTTCCTCATCAAGGTCGGGCTCACGATCTACGACACGTTCTCCCGTGACGGCGGGACCGTCCCCCGTCACCGGTTCCTCGGCCGCAAGAAGTCGCTCGCCGAGCTTCCGGCGCTCGACCCGAAGATCAAGTACACCGCCACCTACTACGACGCGTCGATGCATGACCCCGAGCGTCTGGCCCTGGACGTGCTGCAGGACGGACGAGCCGCCCACCCGGGTGCGATCGCCCTCAACTACGTCGAGGCGATCGGCCGTGACGGAGACAAGGTTCTGCTGCGCGACCGCGAAAGCGGCACGGAGTTCGCCGTCGCCTCGGACGTGGTCGTCAACACGTCGGGTCCGTGGACCGATCTCACGAACGACGCCCTCGGCGAGCTCACCCGATTCATGGGCGGCACCAAGGGTTCCCACATCGTCCTCGACCACCCCGAGCTGCTCGAGGCCACGCGGGGTCGGGAGATCTTCTTCGAGCACTCCGACGGGCGCATCGTCCTCATCTACCCGCTGAAGGGGCGCGTGCTCGTCGGCACCACGGACATCGACGCCGACCCGCGCGAGGTCCCGGTGTGCACCGAGGAGGAGATCGACTACTTCTTCGACCTCATCCACCACGTGTTCCCGCAGATCTCGGTGTCGCGCGATCAGATCGTCTTCAACTTCTCCGGCATCCGTCCGCTCCCCCGGCATGAGGACACCGCACCTGGCTTCGTGTCGCGCGACTACCGCATCGAGGTCGACGAGAAGGGGGCCGTCCCCCTGGTCAGCCTCGTCGGCGGCAAGTGGACGACCTTCCGTGCGCTCGGCGAGTCTCTCTCGAACGTGGTGCTGGGGTTGATCGGGCGCTCGCGCACCGTCTCCACGGCCGGTCGCGCCATCGGCGGAGGCCGTGACTTCCCCCGCACCGAGAAGGCGCGGCGCGCATGGATCCAGGAGAACCTCCCCGGCGCGGGAGAACGCGCCGATCTGCTGCTCCAGCGCTACGGCACGCGTGCCGCCGAGGTCTGGCAGTTCGTCGAGCAGGGGCCGGACTCCCCGCTCGCGAGCGGTGCCCTCTCCACGCGCGAGCTCGAGTGGATGGTGCAGCACGAGATGGTCGCGCGGCTGCAGGACGTCGTGCTGCGCCGGACGAGCATCGCGTTCACGGGGAACGTCGATGCGGCGGTCCTCGACGAGCTGGGCGACGCCCTCGCGCCGCTCCTGGGGTGGGACCGCGAGCGGCACGACGCCGAGGTCGAGCAGACCCGGCTGCTGCTGAACGAACGCCACGGACTTCACATCCCGTCCCGCACCCGCGGCTGA
- a CDS encoding sugar-binding transcriptional regulator — MAHSDARSRDSKVVAALTAAQLYYMQDKTMEVIAQELGTSRSSVSRLLSFARETGLVDIRINSPLERLGMLEQRIRDRHRVVAHVVPMPEIVSEMERLERVALTAGRLLSQFVDSNMIIGVAWGSTISAVSRALTQKETHNTTIVQLNGAGNTQTSGVEYSSDILQRFGSAFGAQVQQFPVPAFFDDPSTREAMWRERSTLRVLDLQSKMDIAVFSLGSPAAEVPSRVYVGGYLGRDDYRSLREDHAIGDVATVFFRADGSWRDIRLNARATGPGLDRLRRVPRRVCVVSGIPKLVSLRAAIAADLITDVVLDEGLARQLAEE; from the coding sequence ATGGCTCACTCAGACGCACGTTCGCGGGATTCGAAGGTGGTCGCGGCGCTCACCGCGGCGCAGCTGTACTACATGCAGGACAAGACGATGGAGGTCATCGCGCAGGAGCTCGGGACCTCGCGCTCGTCCGTCTCGCGGCTGCTGAGCTTCGCGCGCGAGACGGGGCTCGTGGACATCCGTATCAATTCACCCCTTGAGCGGCTCGGGATGCTGGAGCAGCGCATCCGCGATCGGCACAGGGTGGTCGCGCACGTGGTGCCGATGCCGGAGATCGTCAGCGAGATGGAGCGGCTCGAGCGCGTCGCCCTCACGGCAGGGCGCCTGCTGTCCCAGTTCGTGGACTCCAACATGATCATCGGCGTCGCCTGGGGCTCCACGATCAGTGCCGTGAGCCGCGCCCTCACACAGAAGGAGACGCACAACACCACGATCGTCCAGCTCAACGGCGCGGGCAACACCCAGACCAGCGGGGTCGAGTACTCCAGCGACATCCTGCAGCGCTTCGGCAGCGCATTCGGCGCCCAGGTGCAGCAGTTCCCCGTGCCGGCCTTCTTCGACGATCCGTCGACGCGTGAGGCGATGTGGCGGGAGCGCAGCACGTTGCGCGTGCTCGACCTCCAGTCCAAGATGGACATCGCCGTGTTCAGCCTCGGATCGCCGGCTGCCGAAGTGCCGAGCCGCGTGTACGTCGGCGGCTACCTCGGGCGCGACGACTATCGCAGTCTTCGGGAGGACCACGCGATCGGCGACGTCGCGACCGTGTTCTTCCGCGCCGACGGCTCGTGGCGCGACATCCGGCTCAACGCTCGGGCCACGGGACCCGGCCTCGACAGGCTGCGCCGGGTGCCGCGGCGCGTCTGCGTCGTGTCCGGCATCCCGAAGCTCGTGAGCCTGCGCGCCGCCATCGCGGCCGATCTCATCACCGACGTCGTGCTCGATGAGGGGTTGGCCAGGCAGCTCGCGGAGGAGTGA
- a CDS encoding glutamate--cysteine ligase, giving the protein MTLEFAPSARSTVGLEWEIMLADPASGDLVGRAPELLDALEAESEDERHTVTGELLTNTIEVTSGVGASVSDAVDDIGRAIAAVRAATDPAGIELLSAGSHPFAQWYDQQVTDKTRYHKLIERTQWWGRNMMIWGIHVHIGVEDQRKVFPIINALAAYLPHLQALAASSPFWAGERTGYASNRALVFQQLPTAGLPWPLHEWSEFETYLDDMVRTGVMADASEVRWDIRPAPRWGTIEVRACDGLSTLPELAAVAALVQVLVEHFSRALDEGRSLDELPAWFHRENKWRAARYGVDARVIVDRAGTQRPVREHLTETLEELAPVATDLGCAAEFRSIGRILEDGASYARQLAVADAAGGDLTAVVHHLIREFRSGPEASLPDE; this is encoded by the coding sequence GTGACGCTCGAATTCGCGCCCTCCGCCCGCTCCACCGTCGGCCTGGAGTGGGAGATCATGCTCGCGGATCCGGCGAGCGGCGACCTCGTCGGCCGCGCCCCCGAACTGCTCGATGCCTTGGAGGCGGAGAGCGAGGACGAGCGGCACACGGTCACCGGCGAGCTGCTCACCAACACCATCGAGGTGACGAGCGGGGTCGGAGCGTCTGTCTCGGATGCCGTGGACGACATCGGCAGGGCGATCGCCGCAGTGCGTGCGGCGACGGATCCGGCGGGCATCGAGCTCCTCTCCGCCGGCAGCCACCCGTTCGCGCAGTGGTACGACCAGCAGGTCACCGACAAGACCCGCTACCACAAGCTCATCGAGCGCACGCAGTGGTGGGGCCGCAACATGATGATCTGGGGCATCCACGTGCACATCGGCGTCGAGGACCAGCGCAAGGTCTTCCCCATCATCAACGCCCTCGCCGCCTATCTCCCGCACCTCCAGGCGCTGGCCGCGTCGAGTCCCTTCTGGGCTGGTGAGCGCACGGGATACGCGTCGAACAGGGCGCTCGTCTTCCAACAGCTCCCCACGGCGGGGCTGCCCTGGCCGTTGCACGAATGGTCGGAGTTCGAGACCTACCTCGACGACATGGTCCGCACAGGCGTGATGGCTGATGCGTCCGAGGTCCGCTGGGACATCCGCCCGGCCCCGCGCTGGGGCACGATCGAAGTGCGCGCCTGCGATGGGCTCTCCACACTGCCGGAGCTGGCCGCGGTGGCGGCCCTCGTCCAGGTTCTCGTCGAGCACTTCTCCCGTGCGCTCGACGAGGGACGCAGCCTCGATGAGCTCCCGGCCTGGTTCCACCGGGAGAACAAGTGGAGGGCCGCGCGCTACGGCGTCGACGCGAGGGTGATCGTCGACAGAGCGGGCACGCAGCGCCCGGTGCGCGAGCACCTCACCGAGACCTTGGAAGAACTCGCCCCCGTCGCGACCGACCTCGGGTGTGCGGCGGAGTTCCGCAGCATCGGCCGCATCCTGGAGGACGGTGCGAGCTACGCCCGGCAGCTCGCGGTGGCCGATGCCGCCGGCGGCGACCTCACCGCGGTCGTGCATCACCTCATCCGCGAGTTCCGCTCCGGCCCCGAGGCGTCCCTCCCGGACGAATGA
- the rpsP gene encoding 30S ribosomal protein S16, translating to MAVKIRLKRLGKIRAPYYRIVVADSRAKRDGRVIEEIGKYHPTEEPSFIEIDSERAQYWLSVGAQPTEQVTALLKITGDWGKFKGDKDAKSTLKVAEEKAAFEADASKKSVIKPKAEKKEEAPAEEAPAAEADAEAAEAPAADAE from the coding sequence GTGGCTGTCAAGATTCGTCTCAAGCGCCTGGGCAAGATCCGCGCGCCTTACTACCGCATCGTCGTCGCCGACTCGCGCGCCAAGCGCGACGGTCGCGTGATCGAGGAGATCGGCAAGTACCACCCGACCGAGGAGCCCTCGTTCATCGAGATCGACTCCGAGCGCGCCCAGTACTGGCTGTCCGTCGGTGCACAGCCGACCGAGCAGGTCACCGCGCTGCTGAAGATCACCGGCGACTGGGGCAAGTTCAAGGGCGACAAGGACGCGAAGTCCACCCTCAAGGTCGCCGAGGAGAAGGCTGCGTTCGAGGCCGACGCCTCCAAGAAGTCGGTCATCAAGCCCAAGGCGGAGAAGAAGGAGGAGGCTCCCGCTGAGGAGGCTCCCGCCGCCGAGGCCGACGCGGAGGCCGCTGAGGCTCCCGCCGCCGACGCCGAGTAA
- a CDS encoding RNA-binding protein, whose product MLAAALEHIVKGIVDHPDEVRITESTSPRGELLEVRVHPDDRGRVIGRGGRTAKALRTLISALADGRRVRVDVADD is encoded by the coding sequence GTGCTCGCCGCCGCGCTCGAACACATCGTCAAGGGGATCGTCGATCACCCCGACGAGGTGCGCATCACCGAATCCACGTCGCCGCGAGGCGAACTGCTCGAGGTGCGCGTGCACCCCGACGACCGTGGACGCGTGATCGGGCGCGGCGGCCGCACCGCGAAGGCCCTGCGCACGCTCATCTCCGCCCTGGCGGATGGGCGGCGTGTCCGCGTCGATGTCGCGGATGACTGA
- the rimM gene encoding ribosome maturation factor RimM (Essential for efficient processing of 16S rRNA), giving the protein MTDVVSRERNQGKNQLRVGRLVKAHGLKGALKLELYTDNPERRFVPGAEFTLQVPEASPWHGKTVTVRDYRVMNGNSVVFFQGVDDRTAAESLVRAILWIDQDAAEIDVEDNAWFDHQLVGLDVVRDEVVVGRVVRVDHLPAQDLLIVKTGDQEIMVPFVEAIVPTVDIAAGRLVVTPPAGLFEELPDADDVPAADDDAATADAPE; this is encoded by the coding sequence ATGACTGACGTGGTGTCCAGAGAACGAAACCAGGGCAAGAACCAGCTGCGCGTCGGGCGCCTCGTCAAGGCCCACGGCCTCAAGGGCGCGCTCAAGCTGGAGCTGTACACCGACAACCCGGAGCGGCGCTTCGTCCCGGGCGCCGAGTTCACGTTGCAGGTGCCAGAGGCATCTCCGTGGCACGGCAAGACCGTCACCGTGCGGGACTACCGGGTGATGAACGGCAACTCGGTCGTGTTCTTCCAGGGTGTCGACGACCGCACCGCCGCCGAGAGCCTCGTCCGTGCGATCCTGTGGATCGATCAGGACGCCGCTGAGATCGACGTCGAGGACAACGCGTGGTTCGACCACCAGCTGGTGGGACTCGACGTGGTCCGCGACGAGGTGGTCGTCGGACGGGTGGTCCGGGTGGACCACCTCCCCGCACAGGATCTGCTGATCGTGAAGACCGGTGACCAGGAGATCATGGTCCCCTTCGTGGAGGCCATCGTCCCCACCGTCGACATCGCAGCCGGCCGCTTGGTCGTCACGCCGCCGGCGGGGCTCTTCGAGGAACTGCCGGATGCCGATGACGTCCCGGCGGCGGACGACGACGCTGCCACCGCGGACGCGCCCGAGTGA
- the trmD gene encoding tRNA (guanosine(37)-N1)-methyltransferase TrmD, with amino-acid sequence MRIDVVSIFPSYFDGLTLSLLGKAQDAGILDLSVRDLRDWTHDRHRTVDDTPYGGGAGMVMKPEPWGLALDELAGASERPTIIFPSPAGEVFAQATARELATRDHLVFGCGRYEGIDERVFEYASELGEVRLISLGDYVLNGGEVATMAMIEAIGRLLPGVVGNPESLVEESHEDGLLEYPSYTKPSVWRERAVPEVLLSGNHGAIASWRREQQIERTRRRRPDLLS; translated from the coding sequence GTGCGCATCGACGTCGTCTCCATCTTCCCGTCGTACTTCGACGGCCTGACGCTCTCCCTTCTCGGTAAGGCGCAGGACGCAGGCATCCTCGACCTCTCCGTTCGCGACCTGCGCGACTGGACGCACGATCGGCACCGCACCGTCGACGACACACCCTACGGCGGCGGCGCAGGCATGGTCATGAAACCGGAGCCGTGGGGACTCGCTCTCGATGAGCTGGCGGGCGCGTCGGAGCGCCCGACGATCATCTTCCCGTCTCCGGCGGGGGAGGTGTTCGCGCAGGCGACCGCCAGGGAGCTCGCGACGAGAGACCACCTGGTCTTCGGATGCGGTCGGTACGAGGGCATCGACGAGCGGGTGTTCGAGTACGCCTCGGAGCTGGGCGAGGTGCGCCTCATCAGCCTCGGCGACTACGTCCTCAACGGGGGCGAGGTCGCGACGATGGCGATGATCGAGGCCATCGGACGCCTCCTCCCCGGCGTGGTGGGAAATCCGGAGAGCCTGGTCGAGGAGTCGCACGAAGACGGCCTGCTCGAGTACCCCTCGTACACGAAGCCCTCGGTGTGGCGCGAGCGCGCCGTTCCCGAGGTGCTGCTGAGCGGGAATCACGGCGCGATCGCCTCCTGGCGCCGTGAGCAGCAGATCGAGCGCACGCGTCGTCGTCGGCCGGATCTTCTCAGCTAG
- a CDS encoding histidine phosphatase family protein, producing MIPEDRHVPERLFLARHGQTEWNLQHRLQGQLDSALTHDGIRQAETTALLLTGRGIVTVCSSPLGRALHTATIIADRLGAELVEVPELAQVHHGDMAGMTWDEIDQIYPTARADRAANRYGWAFPGGESYAQARARARRALSACGWASSGTPLLIAHEMIGRMLRAELRGLDPAGALALRHPHSIVFEIDRGTERML from the coding sequence ATGATCCCGGAGGACCGTCATGTGCCGGAACGCCTCTTCCTCGCGAGGCACGGCCAGACCGAGTGGAACCTCCAGCACCGGCTGCAGGGACAGCTCGACTCGGCCCTCACACACGACGGCATCCGCCAGGCCGAGACGACCGCTCTCCTGCTGACCGGCAGAGGCATCGTCACGGTGTGCTCGAGCCCGCTCGGCCGTGCCCTGCACACGGCGACCATCATCGCCGATCGGCTCGGGGCCGAACTCGTCGAGGTGCCGGAGCTCGCCCAGGTGCACCACGGCGATATGGCGGGCATGACCTGGGACGAGATCGACCAGATCTATCCGACGGCCAGGGCAGACCGTGCGGCGAACCGGTATGGCTGGGCATTCCCCGGCGGCGAGAGCTATGCCCAGGCGCGTGCACGCGCGCGACGCGCGCTCTCCGCATGCGGGTGGGCTTCGTCCGGCACTCCCCTCCTCATCGCACACGAGATGATCGGGCGGATGCTGCGCGCCGAACTCCGCGGGCTGGATCCCGCTGGTGCGCTCGCCCTCAGGCATCCGCACAGCATCGTCTTCGAGATCGACCGCGGGACGGAGCGGATGCTCTAG
- a CDS encoding class I SAM-dependent methyltransferase yields MAHETLARSFEGIGAEYDRFRPGFPDGALHAVLPERVGRVLDLGAGTGKFTRLLVPWADEVVAVEPSHAMLGVLRDKVAGVVTYQGGAENIPLADASVDAVTVAQAFHWFDRDAACAEIARVLRADGVLGLIWNRSDVGCAWDRACHRLLHPAVGSQDDTTSSAAAVLPGFAFEQHREIAWTERISRDDYVGRWTTVSSYLVAPPERRSRLIEAISLVIDTDPDTAGRSEFDLPHVTDVFVYRRA; encoded by the coding sequence ATGGCGCACGAGACGCTGGCCCGCTCCTTCGAGGGCATCGGAGCCGAGTACGACCGCTTCCGGCCTGGCTTCCCGGACGGGGCGTTGCACGCGGTGCTGCCGGAGCGCGTCGGACGGGTCTTGGATCTCGGGGCGGGGACGGGCAAGTTCACGCGGCTCCTCGTGCCGTGGGCCGATGAGGTCGTCGCGGTCGAGCCGTCCCACGCGATGCTCGGCGTGCTGCGTGACAAGGTGGCCGGTGTCGTCACGTATCAGGGGGGCGCGGAGAACATCCCCCTGGCTGATGCGTCCGTCGATGCGGTCACCGTGGCGCAGGCGTTCCACTGGTTCGATCGCGACGCGGCGTGTGCCGAGATCGCGCGTGTCCTCCGTGCCGACGGTGTGCTCGGCCTCATCTGGAACAGATCCGACGTCGGGTGCGCATGGGACAGGGCCTGCCATCGACTTCTTCATCCCGCGGTCGGGTCTCAGGACGACACGACGAGTTCGGCCGCCGCTGTGCTGCCGGGGTTCGCGTTCGAGCAGCACAGGGAGATCGCATGGACCGAACGGATCTCCCGAGACGACTACGTGGGGCGGTGGACCACGGTGAGCAGCTACCTCGTCGCACCTCCGGAACGACGCTCCAGGCTGATCGAGGCGATATCGCTGGTGATCGACACCGATCCTGACACGGCCGGGCGCTCGGAGTTCGACCTCCCGCACGTCACCGACGTCTTCGTTTATCGCCGCGCATGA
- a CDS encoding pyrimidine dimer DNA glycosylase/endonuclease V, translating to MRIWSLHPRYLDRQGLVACWRESLLAQAVLAGRTVGYTRHPQLERFRSAADPVAAIGAYLTAVADEAAGRGYRFDRSRVDTADVRLGEHLTVTTGQLRIEWLHLRGKLAVRDPDRLALWDGVRDPEPHPLFRVEAGPAASWERAGA from the coding sequence ATGAGGATCTGGTCGCTGCATCCGCGGTACCTCGATCGTCAAGGGCTCGTGGCCTGTTGGAGGGAGTCGCTGCTCGCACAGGCGGTGCTGGCGGGACGAACGGTCGGCTACACGCGGCATCCCCAGCTCGAACGATTCCGCTCCGCGGCCGACCCGGTCGCGGCGATCGGCGCCTATCTCACGGCTGTTGCCGATGAAGCGGCCGGGCGTGGCTATCGGTTCGATCGCTCGCGCGTCGATACGGCGGATGTACGGCTCGGCGAGCACCTGACCGTCACGACCGGGCAGCTGCGCATCGAGTGGCTGCATCTGCGCGGCAAGCTCGCCGTGCGCGATCCGGATCGGCTCGCGCTGTGGGACGGGGTCCGCGATCCCGAGCCGCACCCGCTGTTCCGTGTGGAGGCGGGTCCGGCCGCCTCCTGGGAGCGCGCCGGCGCGTGA
- the map gene encoding type I methionyl aminopeptidase, with the protein MIELRTPAEIDEMRAAGRFVAETLATLRDETKVGTNLLTIDRRAHDLIRRAGAESCYIDYHPSFGASPFGKVICTSVNDAVLHGLPHDYTLRDGDLVSLDFAVSVDGWVADSAVSFVVGTPRDEDLRLIETTERALDAAIAAAVVGNRIGDISASIAEVSRGAGYSINTEFGGHGVGRIMHGDPHVPNDGRAGRGFPLRAGLVFALEPWLLATTDELVTDPDGWTLRSADGSRGAHSEHTVAVTEDGPIVLTDRSFLGVD; encoded by the coding sequence ATGATCGAACTGCGCACGCCCGCCGAGATCGACGAGATGCGCGCCGCCGGACGCTTCGTCGCCGAGACCCTCGCCACGCTGCGCGACGAGACCAAGGTCGGGACGAATCTCCTGACGATCGACCGGCGCGCGCACGACCTGATCCGACGTGCCGGGGCGGAGTCCTGCTACATCGACTACCACCCGTCCTTCGGGGCCAGCCCGTTCGGCAAGGTCATCTGCACCTCTGTCAACGACGCGGTGCTGCACGGACTCCCCCACGACTACACGTTGCGCGACGGTGATCTGGTCTCGCTCGACTTCGCCGTGTCCGTCGACGGGTGGGTGGCCGACTCCGCCGTCTCGTTCGTCGTGGGAACCCCGCGCGACGAAGACCTGCGGCTGATCGAGACGACGGAACGCGCGCTCGACGCGGCGATCGCGGCCGCGGTCGTCGGCAACCGCATCGGCGACATCTCGGCCTCCATCGCCGAGGTCTCCCGCGGCGCCGGCTACTCGATCAACACCGAGTTCGGCGGGCACGGAGTCGGCCGCATCATGCACGGCGACCCGCACGTCCCGAACGACGGCCGGGCCGGCCGCGGGTTCCCTCTCAGGGCCGGCCTCGTGTTCGCGCTCGAGCCGTGGCTCCTCGCCACAACGGACGAGCTCGTCACCGACCCCGACGGGTGGACGCTCCGCAGCGCCGACGGCTCCCGCGGCGCGCACTCCGAGCACACCGTCGCCGTGACCGAGGACGGGCCTATCGTCCTCACCGACCGGTCGTTCCTCGGCGTCGACTGA
- a CDS encoding MFS transporter permease gives MWVRRAFFRWLLPAAFVLPAWLLIGWGVFQGGWAILWVLFIAIPSVFLGQLLLTLLTRSRPSVRVERAVSWWDVAGFSLWHGLTIAVGCFIDGAFGWLLTGAIVVGIALIWLQLWQLWNEAKGSGTRIRETITWRTVTPAEERAGDERTTPHRVIVVRETDSTE, from the coding sequence ATGTGGGTGCGAAGGGCGTTCTTCCGATGGCTGCTGCCGGCGGCCTTCGTGCTCCCCGCCTGGCTTCTGATCGGCTGGGGTGTCTTCCAGGGCGGATGGGCCATCCTCTGGGTGCTCTTCATCGCCATCCCGTCGGTCTTCCTCGGCCAGCTGCTGCTCACCCTCCTGACGCGCTCGCGCCCGTCCGTGCGGGTCGAACGAGCCGTGTCGTGGTGGGATGTCGCAGGGTTCTCCCTGTGGCACGGGCTCACCATCGCGGTCGGGTGCTTCATCGACGGAGCCTTCGGCTGGTTGCTCACCGGTGCGATCGTCGTGGGCATCGCCCTCATCTGGTTGCAGCTGTGGCAGCTGTGGAACGAGGCGAAGGGCAGCGGGACGAGGATCCGTGAGACCATCACCTGGCGCACCGTGACGCCGGCTGAGGAGCGCGCAGGCGATGAGCGGACGACACCGCATCGCGTGATCGTCGTGAGGGAGACCGACTCGACGGAGTGA